A single window of Methanosarcinales archaeon DNA harbors:
- a CDS encoding class I SAM-dependent methyltransferase: protein MLDKNSHLKAWDEEHKRGIWKGPYSLAFFQKYAPSSGCVLDAGCGIGRYTIPLALKNYSMFGIDISLPAIKKLDDEIHRRNLNVGLGVADVRYLPYNNNVFDIVVCFGVLQHLLEYERQKALIEFNRVLAQNGTLIMEVLGKEDMRAGGKMVEPSTYQRNTGSIYHYFDVQELTDIFSDFKIIEIKEEKVIKNLGGKECMRHMISAAAKSVEKDK, encoded by the coding sequence ATGCTTGACAAAAATTCCCATCTAAAGGCATGGGATGAAGAACATAAACGAGGGATATGGAAGGGGCCATACTCATTGGCTTTTTTTCAAAAATATGCTCCGTCCTCAGGTTGTGTTCTTGATGCAGGCTGTGGTATTGGGAGATATACCATACCCCTTGCTCTGAAGAATTACAGCATGTTTGGAATTGACATATCACTGCCTGCAATAAAGAAACTTGATGATGAGATACATCGCCGCAACCTTAATGTGGGTCTGGGAGTTGCTGATGTGCGCTATCTTCCATATAATAATAATGTATTTGATATTGTGGTTTGTTTTGGTGTTTTGCAGCATTTGCTTGAATATGAAAGACAAAAGGCACTTATTGAATTCAATCGTGTCCTCGCTCAAAACGGCACCCTGATAATGGAGGTGCTGGGTAAGGAAGATATGCGCGCTGGGGGCAAAATGGTCGAGCCTTCCACATATCAAAGAAATACTGGTTCAATATACCATTATTTTGATGTGCAGGAATTGACTGATATTTTTTCAGATTTTAAAATAATTGAGATAAAAGAAGAGAAGGTCATAAAGAACCTGGGGGGAAAGGAATGTATGAGACATATGATTTCGGCAGCTGCCAAGTCGGTAGAAAAAGATAAATAA